The genomic region AAGAAGAAAATAATCCTCATTCATGGTTGGAATCCTGCAGAAAGAGATTCAGATCCCATTACCAATGATGAGAAGAAAATTCAGAATATAAAAAATACATTTTCGAATGGTCTCATTCATTTTCAAGAAGGAAGGGATTCTGCAAGTTCGGAATTTGATTTTTATCTTTATACCTACCGCACCTCTAATAGTATTTTGGTCAATGGCAGACAGTTTCATTCAACTTTACGCGCGAGCTTTACTGATACAGATCAGGTATACATCGTTGCCCATTCCATGGGAGGTCTTGTGACTCGGGTTGCTCTATCAAAGGATATTGGTTATCTTCCTTTTGTTCGCCTTGTGGTGACCCTTGCCAGTCCACAATTTGGCTCTCCTTTTGCCACTCCCAGTTTTTTAGGAAGTAACCCTTTTTTAAATGATTTAGGTGGTTATCTAGTTGGAACACAAGGTGGTTCGGAACTTGGTCATACCAACCAAGGTACTGGACAAACAACAATATCGGGAGCTGAGAATTTAGTTTTAGATGTTCTGAATCAGTCCTACTTAGATGCCAATTTAAATGGAAGGTTTGTTAGTTTTGCAGGTGTGATGGCTGTTTCTTGTAACTCAGGAGAAACCTTTTACTACAATACAGGTTGTACGATTTTGAATAATGCAGGTTTCACTCAATCGGATGGAATTGTTCCGCGTAATAGTGCAAGACTAGGAAATTTAACTTATAAACAAATTGATATCGCCGATTGTGATCACTCCATGATGGCCTTTCAAACGGTTAATATTGATGATACGAAAAGTAGAAATCTTTTTACCCAAGTGATTACGGAAATTAGAAATTCGCCTTACTAATATAAAACTATCATACTCACTGATTTTGTAGGGACCGAAGAGATAAATAAAGTCCGAGAAGTCCTAAGACAAAAACAGGAAGTCCAATCAAAATTTCACCTTCCTTCCAGATTAGACATTGGATGGAATACAAACCTCCAAAAACAAATGCTAATCCAGATAGAGTTCCAAGTAGAGATACAACCAATCGATTGGAATGAATGATTTGTGGTTTGTTTTCGCTGGTAAAAAGTCCCTTCCAAAAAAAATACGGTGGTTTTGTTTTCGCATAAAACTGAAATAAAACCTCTTTGTCTGTTCCCGGAAAAAAGTATGTAGAGAGGATGAGTAGAAAGGCAGAAGAAATTGCCGTATATAGAATGGAATAGGGAAATTCCACCTTACAATAAACAGAGAAAAGGAAATATAAAATGGGAGAAAGGAGAAAGGCCAAAATTTCTGTCCAAGCAGAAATTCTCCAAAAGAACCAACGAGCAATTAAGATAAATCCAATCCCAGAGGAAGCTTCGAGTAAAAATACCCAGGCCCCTTTGATGGTTTCCATTCCATAAACTGCAAGAAAAAAGGAACAAACGGCTGTTAGAATTTGAATTACATAGGAGATACTTAGATAATAGGAATCTGATTTTCCTGGGTTTACTATCGGTTTCCAAAGGTCATTAACGAGATAAGATGCACCCCAGTTTAAATGGGTGGCTAGTGTAGAAAGATAAGCCGCCAGAAATGCACTGAGCATAAGTCCAAACATTCCATTTGGCATCCCTTCCTGTAATACCATAAGGAATCCTTTTCCACT from Leptospira brenneri harbors:
- a CDS encoding esterase/lipase family protein, giving the protein MYPVRRSALSSFLFLLIGIVVFQSCIYDFYRKEFVSEDKKNNEALLLALLGLLPNPNQKLYGFIPGFSRNLTDSQFLSADFFPKSAKKKIILIHGWNPAERDSDPITNDEKKIQNIKNTFSNGLIHFQEGRDSASSEFDFYLYTYRTSNSILVNGRQFHSTLRASFTDTDQVYIVAHSMGGLVTRVALSKDIGYLPFVRLVVTLASPQFGSPFATPSFLGSNPFLNDLGGYLVGTQGGSELGHTNQGTGQTTISGAENLVLDVLNQSYLDANLNGRFVSFAGVMAVSCNSGETFYYNTGCTILNNAGFTQSDGIVPRNSARLGNLTYKQIDIADCDHSMMAFQTVNIDDTKSRNLFTQVITEIRNSPY